The Halarchaeum grantii genome includes a window with the following:
- the pspAB gene encoding PspA-associated protein PspAB: MGLFDAVRDVLGLSTERDATREADPEDFFQLNSASVTMEADLDYEPATSAGLCLSAMSSTDFRSTLRDVEDVLEGGGFSEIRTDDHGYTWAVVERDDITDLTTELYVAADTLAERGYGDRLLAAVFGFDPLDGGRTVYWVYSFKRGSFYPFAPAGDHERDSSTEVSLQSVLDGELDVEDDTAYWYPLWPDAPGGHPWE, encoded by the coding sequence ATGGGACTCTTCGACGCCGTCCGGGACGTCCTCGGACTCAGCACGGAGCGCGACGCCACCCGCGAGGCCGACCCGGAGGACTTCTTCCAGCTGAACAGCGCCTCGGTGACGATGGAGGCCGACCTCGACTACGAACCCGCCACGAGCGCGGGGCTCTGCCTCTCCGCGATGTCCTCGACGGACTTCCGGAGCACGCTTCGCGACGTCGAGGACGTCCTCGAAGGCGGCGGGTTCTCGGAAATCCGGACGGACGACCACGGCTACACGTGGGCGGTCGTCGAGCGCGACGACATCACCGACCTCACGACCGAACTCTACGTCGCCGCCGACACGCTCGCCGAGCGCGGCTACGGCGACCGCCTCCTCGCCGCCGTCTTCGGATTCGACCCCCTCGATGGCGGACGCACCGTCTACTGGGTCTACTCGTTCAAGCGCGGTTCCTTCTACCCGTTCGCACCCGCAGGCGACCACGAGCGCGACTCCAGTACGGAGGTCTCGCTCCAGTCGGTCCTCGACGGCGAACTCGATGTCGAGGACGACACCGCCTACTGGTACCCGCTCTGGCCGGACGCCCCCGGCGGGCACCCCTGGGAGTAG
- a CDS encoding DUF1931 family protein, whose product MADLIVKAAVKEALEEKNVASDFYDALDEEVEELLEDAAARAEANGRKTVQPRDL is encoded by the coding sequence ATGGCAGACCTCATCGTCAAGGCCGCTGTGAAGGAAGCGCTCGAGGAGAAGAACGTCGCGTCTGACTTCTACGACGCGCTCGACGAGGAAGTCGAGGAGCTCCTCGAGGACGCCGCCGCTCGCGCCGAGGCGAACGGTCGCAAGACCGTTCAGCCGCGCGACCTGTAA
- the rpiA gene encoding ribose-5-phosphate isomerase RpiA — MKQRGGSEEAKRNAGERAAEFVDDGDVVGLGTGSTAAHAIRALGRRVDAGLDVEGVPTSFQSRELAREAGVPLTTLDDVGNVDVAIDGADQFARESGALVKGGGAAHAREKIVDASATRFVVVADPSKAADELDHAVPVEVLPSARRPVAAAVEALDGEATLRSAERKDGPVVTDNGNLVLDCAFGSIADPGALATDLSTTAGVVEHGLFVELADEVLVGTDEGVERRRYGAE; from the coding sequence ATGAAGCAGCGCGGCGGCAGCGAGGAGGCGAAGCGAAACGCGGGCGAGCGAGCCGCCGAGTTCGTCGACGACGGGGACGTCGTCGGCCTCGGCACCGGGAGCACGGCCGCGCACGCGATTCGGGCGCTCGGGCGGCGCGTCGACGCCGGCCTCGACGTCGAGGGCGTGCCGACGAGCTTCCAGTCGCGGGAGCTCGCCCGCGAGGCGGGCGTCCCGCTGACGACGCTCGACGACGTCGGGAACGTGGACGTCGCGATCGACGGCGCCGACCAGTTCGCACGCGAGAGCGGCGCGCTCGTGAAGGGGGGCGGCGCGGCGCACGCCCGCGAGAAGATCGTCGACGCCTCCGCGACGCGCTTCGTCGTCGTCGCCGACCCCTCGAAGGCCGCCGACGAACTCGACCACGCCGTGCCGGTGGAAGTGCTCCCGTCGGCGCGTCGCCCCGTCGCGGCCGCCGTCGAGGCGCTCGACGGCGAGGCGACCCTCCGGTCGGCCGAGCGGAAGGACGGCCCCGTGGTGACGGACAACGGGAACCTCGTCCTCGACTGCGCGTTCGGTTCCATCGCGGACCCGGGCGCGCTCGCCACCGACCTCTCGACGACGGCGGGGGTCGTCGAGCACGGGCTGTTCGTCGAACTGGCGGACGAGGTGCTGGTCGGGACCGACGAGGGCGTCGAGCGCCGCCGCTACGGGGCTGAATAA
- the larB gene encoding nickel pincer cofactor biosynthesis protein LarB: MREVLERLAAGELSVSEAEAALSGYATTDAGRFDAARETRRGVPEAILAEGKTPAEVGSLAVTAVETAGRALVTRAEHAHRDAVEGAVANAHPEADVVVDERSRVVVVHALDFEPPALDATVGLVSAGTSDAVPLGEADAVASEMGADVRRVEDVGVASIARLLDRVDDLRACDVVVVAAGREGALPTVVAGLLDAPVIGLPVSTGYGHGGEGEAAMLGMLQSCTVLSAVNVDAGFVAGAQAGLIARRIDAARAE, translated from the coding sequence ATGCGAGAGGTACTCGAGCGGTTGGCGGCGGGCGAGTTGTCGGTGTCAGAGGCCGAAGCGGCGCTCTCAGGGTATGCGACCACGGACGCGGGGCGCTTCGACGCCGCGCGGGAGACGCGACGCGGCGTCCCGGAGGCGATCCTCGCCGAGGGCAAAACGCCCGCCGAAGTGGGGTCGCTCGCCGTGACGGCGGTGGAGACGGCGGGGCGCGCGCTCGTCACGCGCGCCGAGCACGCGCACCGTGACGCCGTCGAGGGCGCGGTGGCGAACGCCCACCCGGAGGCCGACGTGGTCGTGGACGAGCGCTCCCGGGTCGTCGTCGTCCACGCCCTGGACTTCGAGCCGCCGGCCCTCGACGCGACGGTCGGGTTGGTGTCGGCGGGAACGAGCGACGCCGTCCCCCTCGGAGAGGCGGACGCGGTGGCCTCGGAGATGGGCGCGGACGTCCGGCGCGTCGAGGACGTCGGCGTCGCGAGCATCGCCAGACTCCTCGACCGCGTGGACGACCTCCGCGCGTGCGACGTCGTCGTCGTCGCGGCCGGGCGGGAGGGCGCGCTCCCCACCGTCGTCGCCGGCCTGCTCGACGCGCCCGTCATCGGCCTCCCCGTCTCCACGGGCTACGGACACGGCGGCGAGGGTGAGGCCGCGATGCTGGGCATGCTCCAGTCGTGTACGGTGCTCTCGGCGGTGAACGTCGACGCCGGGTTCGTCGCGGGCGCGCAGGCCGGCCTGATCGCGCGCCGCATCGACGCCGCGCGCGCCGAATAG
- the radA gene encoding DNA repair and recombination protein RadA produces the protein MPQEDLEELSGVGPATAEKLHDAGYDSFQSIAVASPGELSNTGDVGESSANDIIQSAREQADIGGFESGAAVLERREQIGKLTWGVPEVDDLLGGGVETQSITEVYGEFGAGKSQVTHQLSVTVQLPKEHGGLEGSAVFVDSEDTFRPERIDDMVRGLDDDVLADTMELHGIEDGDPTDDDDLDALLESVLDKIHVAKAFNSNHQILLAEKAKEVAQENEDTDWPVRLLSVDSLTAHFRAEYVGRGELADRQQKLNKHLHDLLRIGDLHNTAVVITNQVQSNPDSFFGDPTKPIGGNILGHTSTFRIYLRKSKGDKRIVRLVDAPNLADGEAVMRVQDGGLKPE, from the coding sequence ATGCCTCAAGAAGACCTCGAGGAGCTCTCCGGCGTCGGCCCCGCGACCGCCGAGAAGCTCCACGACGCCGGCTACGATTCGTTCCAGAGCATCGCCGTCGCCAGCCCCGGTGAGCTCTCGAACACCGGCGACGTCGGCGAATCCAGCGCGAACGACATCATTCAGAGCGCGCGCGAGCAGGCCGACATCGGCGGCTTCGAGTCCGGCGCTGCCGTCCTCGAACGCCGCGAGCAGATCGGGAAGCTCACGTGGGGCGTCCCCGAGGTCGACGACCTTCTCGGGGGTGGCGTCGAGACGCAGTCCATCACCGAAGTGTACGGCGAGTTCGGCGCCGGGAAGTCGCAGGTGACCCACCAGCTCTCCGTCACCGTCCAGCTCCCGAAGGAGCACGGCGGCCTCGAAGGCTCCGCCGTCTTCGTCGACTCCGAGGACACCTTCCGTCCCGAGCGCATCGACGACATGGTTCGCGGCCTCGACGACGACGTCCTCGCGGACACCATGGAACTCCACGGCATCGAGGACGGCGACCCGACCGACGACGACGACCTCGACGCCCTCCTCGAGAGCGTCCTCGACAAGATCCACGTCGCGAAGGCGTTCAACTCCAACCACCAGATCCTCCTCGCCGAGAAGGCCAAGGAGGTCGCACAGGAGAACGAGGACACCGACTGGCCGGTCCGCCTCCTCTCCGTGGACTCGCTCACCGCGCACTTCCGCGCCGAGTACGTCGGCCGTGGCGAACTCGCCGACCGCCAGCAGAAGCTCAACAAGCACCTCCACGACCTCCTGCGGATCGGCGACCTCCACAACACCGCCGTCGTCATCACGAACCAGGTCCAGTCGAACCCCGACTCGTTCTTCGGCGACCCGACGAAGCCCATCGGGGGCAACATCCTCGGGCACACCTCGACGTTCCGCATCTACCTCCGCAAGTCGAAGGGCGACAAGCGCATCGTTCGACTCGTCGACGCGCCGAACCTCGCCGACGGCGAGGCGGTGATGCGGGTTCAGGACGGCGGCCTGAAGCCCGAGTAG
- a CDS encoding GIY-YIG nuclease family protein, whose translation MHHVYVLECCDGSYYTGYTTDVERRVREHNSGRAAKYTRGRTPVELRYTEAYDSKSEAMSREYEIKQLSRRQKEALVEG comes from the coding sequence GTGCATCACGTCTACGTCCTCGAGTGCTGTGACGGGAGCTACTACACGGGCTACACGACGGACGTCGAGCGGCGCGTCCGCGAACACAACTCGGGGCGGGCCGCGAAGTACACGCGCGGCCGGACGCCCGTCGAACTCCGCTACACGGAGGCGTACGACTCGAAGAGCGAGGCGATGAGCCGCGAGTACGAGATCAAACAGCTCTCGCGTCGGCAGAAAGAGGCGCTCGTGGAGGGCTAG